The Vigna unguiculata cultivar IT97K-499-35 chromosome 1, ASM411807v1, whole genome shotgun sequence nucleotide sequence ATTGAGGATTGCACCACCTCTAATAGAACCATTCTGGAAGTTTTTAGGGAAAACATCTTTTCCAAATTTGTGCTCTCTATCACTCTTCCAAGAGATGCCTTCCTTGTTCACTGTCAAATTCCTGTTGTCCCGGGAGAAACTGTAAGTGTCATTGAATAAACTCCAAGCTATAAGACCACAAGGTACAATTGCCTTTCCATTGGCTGTATCTTCAGGCTTACACGCACTTGTGGAGTTCTCTTCATTATGATCCCTCAATTGCTCATCACTTCGGCTTTTAACATATCTAAAGTAAACAAAATTGCCATGCTTATAAGAGAATATATTAAGAGACTGAAACAGTTGAGGAAAACAACCAATCAAAGACATTAAAATGGCAATGTACTCTAAATATAAGATGAGTATAGGGGGAAAATATCAGATATGTGGATGCCTCTATACATTACAtgcatacaaataataatttgttatctAACAATTCCATATAGTTCTAGGAGttacaaataataatgttatctaataatatatttaatgataGTTGCGACTTTGTAAGAATTGTGTAACTTATTTAGATGGGTTAACTTGTTAGAATAGGTCAACTTATGCATAGTATTACCCATCTGACCCATACGTGTAGGATTGAACATTACATTTTCGTGTATCTTCGATGTAACGAACTCCTGTAAATGAATGAATGAGCTGACAGATGAATTACTCTCCAAAGCGTATTTTCTATACTTATATCTCCAGTTCATATCTTTGCTGGTTAATCTTGATTTCTTCGTCAATGTTATGTGAGTCCACCATTGTCTGTTGCTGGCTATCACTGTTGTTTCTCTCTGATGAGCATCTCACTGTGTTCGTCTTGCCGAGAGATGTAAACCAGTagtcaccatcatcatctgTTGTTGTCCATTGTGTAAAACCACTTTTTCGATGTACCATACCTAGGGTGCGTCCCTGTGCGATGGAGAACCAACTGAGCAAACAGGCATAATCCTCCTCACACACTGCCATGCATAACATCGTGAATGAACAACCAGGGTGTGTGTAGCCCACATGCCACCTTCCAGTTGTTGGAACGATCTTACTCTGCCTCATTGCTCCTGTCAGCCCCTCTTGTCCCTTATTCCAACCTCCTTTTCCTCCTTTCTCACCTATTAAAGTCTGGGCCCCCATTTGAACACCTCGAAAGTTCTTTCTTTACCCCTGCAATATTTGTTTCTAATTTGCATTGACCTCTGCACTTGTCCTACAATTTCCTGGATCACCCCCAATTACTTCAAATAAGCTTAATGGCAAAAATTATTCGTCTTGGTTTGCATTTGATGAATTGTGGCTTCTTGGCCAAGTTTCTCATGACCACTTGGAAGATGGTAGTAAAATTCCATCAGACCAAGTTAAATAGTGGGAAAATATGGAATTTCAGCTTTACGCCTAGAGACAATCTCTGAAACCCAATATATTGGGAACTCTTGGAGCATTCAAATCGTGTCCCTCTTTTTTGAAGgttaagagtttttttttttttcaaatgatatTCTATGCCCATATGACTGCTCATAAATTAGCATCTTTCAAACAAACACATCATGAAATGACTTCTCTTATTGTTGAAGTACAACCAGCTGCTGAAGAAATGATGTTTATAGAAGTTGAATCCTTGGAAGAGATTATGGGGTTGGACAAGTCCTATTTGGTTACAATTCTTTGTCCCATGCATCCAAGATTTGGTCAGTTTGGCACCGAATCCTAACTTGTCAAGAAATTCCATGATATGGAAAGCATAACAACTTCGTGTTCACATTCTTACCAGCAGAAATATTCATTATTCTACTTAATCATCTATCATGGTATTTTCTACAAAAGAGGAGATTATGGAAATAGCAGAGAATGAAGTGATCGCAGACGTCCTCAATGCACTTATTTTAAGAGAACGAGTCACACCAAAGAAAATTGCTTTTCTTTACATGACTTCATTGATAAGACAACCATTGTATTCAAATACGAGAGGGTAGAACCAAAGTTTTACCATGAATTTAGGTATTGAAGTTAAAGTATAGTATTTAGGCACAAACTTCCACCCAATCTAGCTTGTCAACAACTTGCATTTCTCAACATGAAAAGTCAAAGCCCATGGACATTTCAGGTGCTTCTTTCTGATCCTATTTCTATTAAAACTTCATTATTTACTTCCATCTCTTCTCCTAAAGTTCCCATTTTATTAGTATAGTGAATGGGTCTAATGATGTTTCTCAGGGAATTGGTCAAGTCCGTCTTTCTCTAAGGTAATTAAATAAGTCATTAAATTGTACTGTAACATATGATGccaattattttgaatatatgaGCGCAATAAGGATTAAGTGATTGGTGAAGGACATGAAGCTAAGAGGCTTTACTATATGGAACCAGAATTTCCTTATCATGTTTTGTATCCCCATCTCATAAACTTTTgcatgtattaaaaaaatggtgCCTAACCTCGAcaaatttcatttcttaaagTGAGCCATGTCAACTAGGCAAACATGATTGATCTTCCTTCCCAAAGAGACTTAAAACAAGACATGTAATAATACCTTTTTTGTAATTCATTATGACATTTGAGGTCCAAGCCAAGTCACCTCATTTTGGCTTTGATATTTTGCTACATTTAATGATGAATCTTCTCATTGTACTTGAGTTTGTTTAATGAAAGATCAATCCAAAATTGTATATGATTGTGCATTTccttaatgaaatataaaaaataaatctgactaagttataaaaatttatgagaTTGATAATGCCAAAGAATACTATTCTTCTAGCTTTTCTACTCCTCTAAGTTTTTTACATGGCATTTTATATCAATCCTCATAAACCTCAACCAAATGGTATGGTAGAGAGACAAAAGTAAACATTTGGTTGGAGACTACTTGTACCTTATTGATTGATGTCATAACGTTAGTTTATAGGGGTGATGCTATTTTTGCTGCTTCCTCGTAAATGGAATGCTCTCTTCCTCCCTTCACAATAACATTCCCCATTCTATCCTATTTCTCAATCAACCATTATTTCATGTGTCTCACTGTGTTTTTGGGTatgtatgttttgttcatgatGTGTCCCCTAGGTTGGATAACATCTCTACAAGAGCTCTCAAATGTGTCTTCTTGGAATATTTTCATCTCTAAAAAGAGTATCGTTGTTATTCTCCAAAAACTAAAAGTACTACATGTCTACTAGGTTCCTCTCCTCCAAGTCTACCAAAACCATCATCACCTCCACCAATCCATTATTAGCACAGAACGCACAGGACTGATCCAAATTTACATAATGAGTCGTCTTTTTCATGTCCTTGGCCACTATCTGCCCATAAAACAACTCATGATAATGACGATCCTGGTTGACCCATGGCTCTTTAAGAAGGTACTTGCTCTTTATCAATTGGAAATTAAGAATGTCTTCCTTGATGGAGAAATCTACATTGATGTGTGGGTTAGTTTATAAATTACACCAATCTGTGTATGGTATTAAATAATTCCCACATGTTAGGTTTAAAAAATTCAGCCACATTGTAAAAGTTTTATGCCAAAACGTATGATGtaaatgattcaatttgttATTATCATACATTTCCTGAGAAATGTGTATACTTGATTGTGCATGTTCATTATATGATCATTATCGGGAATGATGCCACTAAAACTTCTCAACTAAAGAAGCGTGTACACAATCACATTCAAACCAAAGATCTTGAATctcttaaatacttttttggtaTTGAAGTAACTCAATCAAAGGAAGGTActataatttctaaaagaaaatatgcCTTATACATCCAACAAGAAACATGTATGATTGATTATAGGCCTATGGATAGTCTAGTGGATCCAAACCAAAAATTAATGGCAGAAGTGAGTCCTTCTCAAACCTAGAAAGATATGGAAAGGTTGTTGGGAAACCTATTTATCTTACCACTACTACACCTAACTTGTCTTTAGCAATCAAACTAGTTAGTCAGTTTATGTAGGATTCTCGTCTTAATCATTGCAATGTTGTCATTCACATCCTCAAATacctaaacttttaaaaatttgggtgtAAATATTGCACGTTTATTGTACAATAAATATAGATCAATTGATTAATAAATAGATTTGTTTGTAAGAAATCCCTAAAATTAAGGGATTGGGAGTAAGTTTATTTGGTAAATTTGCTCCTAATATAGAGTTTTTATTTCTAGAGatttatttccttcattttaGGAAATTGATTTCCCTTTAATATTGTTGGAATAATTATTAAGTCTACCTAAAGTCGGGAGTAGTGTGTTAGGTTACCTCTAATTATTGCTTCTAGTTTTGTAGCTAGGAGTCTAGGGTAGCCTCTTGACCTCCCATCTCCCTATTGTATCAACTCTTAAtctatgtaaatataaatacatgagAGGGTTTTTCCAGTcctttaatcatatattttctaTGTTTAATCTTAAGTTGGTATCAAAGCGGGATCGATCCCGCTCTACCTGTCTCCATCATCTCCGACACAGTTTTTGTTGTAATTCATCATCCTCTACTGGCCACTAACGTCGGCCACCACAGCTTTCGCCGACAAGCCCTGGATATGGAGTGCCTCTCCAAGCGAAGGCCAACCCTGCCAGTGCCGGAGGCTAGTTCTCATCCACGCAATCGTCACGCGCTCAACTTCTGACCGTTGCTACTAGGCGCGTGACGCCCACACATCGCCTTCTGCTCACCGGACCTTCATCGCACCGCTATTGCCAGTCTCGTCGGGCCTTCCTGTCTCCGTTTTGACCTTCAAAGTTTCGTTCAAACGTGGTTCAATGTCACCCCTTGTGAAAGTCACCCTAGGGCTTTCCTTTTTCCTACTGTTTTCACACCTTCTCGCTGGTTTCTTGTTTTCGTCAATAATGGCCACTAGAAATCCTATTTCACTCTCTAGAAGCCCCGCATTACTTCTGAGAAGCTAAATGGACAAAATTATCTACCGCGGGCTGCATCTGTTGAAATATGGTTCCTTGGCCAAGGTTATCAAGATCACCTTGAGCAAAATGGAAGTAATGTGCCTGCTGAAAAAGCTGAACAATGGAAACAGACCGATTTCCAACTATGTGCCTTGTTGTGCAATCCGTGGAACCAAGACTTCTGATGTCTCTTAGAGCTTTTAAAACATGCCACTCATTTTGGGCGAAAACTCAAAACATCTATGCCAACAACATCGAACGTCTCTACCTGCTGACAAACTTCCATCACTCCAAATGACAGACCATGATATAGTCTCCTTCATGATTGAAGCCCAATCAGTTATGGAAGAACAGAGGATGTTCTTTTAAGTCGAATCTTGGGATAAAATTAAGAAGAGATTGGACAAATATTATATGGTGATGATCCTCTGTTCTTTACATCCAGATTTTGGTCATATCAGAGATCAACTTCTAACTAGTCATGAGGTCCCTTCCATGGATACCTTGACCACACGCCTTCTTCGTGTCCCAATGCCTCAACCCTAGGAGGCTCATGCACTAGAGGAACCATCTGTCATGGTTATCACACGAGGAAGAGGAGAATGTGGCACTAAAGGAGGCGGACATGGAGGTCGAGGGCATGAGGGTAGGTGCATTGATAGTCCTATGGATCTTAATCAAACGCTAATGATGATCATGGTGAGTTGTTCAAACATCCTAAGAGATATAGGAGATTGGTTGGGAAATATTTACCTCACAACCACAAGACCCAATCTTTCCTTTGTAGCTGGGTTGTTAGTCAAATTATGTGGAATAGTCACATTGATCGTTGAAATGTTGTCATACACATTCTTAGATATGTCAAAAAGACTCTTAAACAAGGACTATTACATGAGGATAAGGAAAATAACAAAGTTTTTGGATATTGTGATGTTGATTGGGTAGGATGCCCGACATATAGGCACTTTACTACCAGATATCAAGTATTTAGGGGTGGAAATCTTATTTCTCAAGCAAGCAAGAAAACAAATGTTGTTGTTCAATCTAGTGCAGAAGTTGAATAGAGAAGTATGGCATTAATTACTTGTAAGCTTGAATGGATTAAACAACTATTCAAGAGTTAAAATTACGTGAAACACAACATTTGAAGTTGTATTGTGATAAAATTTTGTGTATGTATGAAAAACTATATGCACTATGGGCATTATTCGGTGTAAGGATTGTCCAAGATGCTATACCTATACCATTATGGCCTTTTTCAGGCTTGGCTACTCCACACTACTATCAGGGATTTACCTACTATGATACAGAGTATATAGTAAAACTGGAAAAGTAGTTTTACATTAggtttataaatttcaaaacagTTAACGTATGTGATGAGAATAAGCTCGAGAGAAGAAGCATTATAAAAAAAGATGGTGGACAAGCATCAGTTTCTGGGCAGTCCCCCATCCaataaatatttggaaaaaCTGGTGGAGAAAGAACCAGGATATCCTTGTTTCATAAAAGGATCTTTTTCCCTCCCTTTGTAAATGTGGATTAGAAACAGTTAAAATGAATGTCTGAAGCATGAAGACAAGGGTTGTTACATACCGGCGATGATTCTGGTAAAAGTTGTCAAGCTGGTAGTAGACATGAATAGGTGACTTCATATGCTTGTGCaccttttcaaaagaaaattttttgaagaaagaaaagattgCCTCAATGAGACCTCCATTTATTATCAATCATGGGAACAGATTTAATAGAAAGATGTGAGTAAAATGAAATGGATAAACAGGTGCGAAGGAGATTTACATGTAGTGTTATGTTGCATGCTTTATTTGCAGAACTCTGAATGTATGCTACCTTGTCAGTAACATTATTTGGTATGCACGTGGATTCATACCTAAAAACAATTTCAACAACCTGACAGATACAACAAATTGAAAGTTAAACTCAGCATTATATAAAACTATGAGCATGATCACCACATTTAAAACACTCAACATCACCTTCCTCGAAGCAATTAGCGAAGCAACTCCAATAGGAACGAATACTATGCTGACAAGCAAGAATGCAGAAATAACCTgcatgaaaaactaaaattaagtaCCAGCAATATCACGACAACAGAAAAGGACTCAAATGCATTTAGGGTACACATATAGTCACGAGCTGTGAATTACAAAAAAGTAGTAGTTAGTGTTACCGCTCGTGGCGTGAGAATTGGCTTACACGCTGGAAGTTCTTGCTGGGTAAACTTTGAATCTGAAAAgcattatattttcaaaaagatATAATCAGTTCAATTTTCTGTTGCTAcccaaaagaacaaaaagaaacaaaaacaatgttCTCAAATCATCACACACTATCCAACTGCGTGAAACTCTTCCATTAAGTCAACAAACACCGATGCACATCAGAAGCCTCTTGTAACACAAACACCGACACccgaaaatcaaatcaaataaaaaaaaggacatTAGCTTCCACAAAGTATCATATCTTCATGAAATAGAACTCCATCAAAGGGTATATCAATCTAGGAACTCTCAGGCACTAAATACTAACACGGGAACTATCACAAGCGATACACCTTACCCAAGCACCTAAATAAAACCCAAAACCCCTTTTCCTCCTAACACATACtcaatttaactcaaacaaaaacaaatacgAAATTTGCATCACAAgccaaaaaaagagaaaagggcCACTGAAAATGGAGCTAAAAAGGCGAAAAACGACGAGAGATCGGAGAGATCAGAGTGCATTACACTTGGGTCGCTTGGTGTTTCTTCTTGCAGCTGTGGGGTCGGTGGATCCAGCACCGGCTGCACTCGAAGAAGCCATTTTCCGAATCAGAATCGATCAGAGACCTTTCGATTCCAATAAAACCCTCGAGATTCGTAGTGAAAATGGGAAATTGGTAATTAGGGAAGTTACAAGCGTGTTCGGTTGCTTTCCCTTTCGCTCTCTAACTTTGCTgtgaattgaagaagaaaagacAGACCACAACAAGAACGCAAAGGTGCCCACAACAGAGACAGTCAAAATAACTACAATGCAATTACGCACGCTTTTTTGCTTATCCGAAAAGCATAGGCACGCTTTTTGTTTTGGTGCATTTGGCTAAAACTTCAGAATGTGAATAACTTTTTAAATCATTTGAGAAATTTTATTTAGGTTTTTTATTTACACTGAACTTTTTCATTACAAGTTTTTTGATTTTgccataaattttataattgagtttGTGGAATTAATTTATAGAGGCTCGAAACTTGTTGGAGATCCAGTGAAATAATAATAGACAGGAGGAGTTTAACAGTTAAAGAATTTCTTGAGTAAAAGTTAATGTTTTCTATAGTTTTgaataaacattattttttttaaaaacgaCAAATTAACTTTAACCCATCCATGTCGTAGACTTTCTCAAATattcacttaatttttttttgttaaataattattttcctaaatcatctgtattttattttggttaaatttgcTTCATTGATTGACAAATGAAAGACTCATCGAGACTTCATTTCAAACGGGTTCTTAGTTTCAAAATGGAGTCAAAATTACCGTGTTCAGGTTAGGTGTTTAATGGGAAAATTCAACAATAGCTATAAAAATCGTTTGTCCTGTATttcaatttacattttttttataggctctaatcattttgttattttataatataatactttttattgtAAAAGATTATTTGAATtctcattatttaattttacttcaTAAAACATATGGTGTTTTATctattcaattagatttcacataaccttttatctttaaaatttttcattatgTTTTCCTATTTAATGTTTGGGAAAAGTGTTATTTTGACTTCTatgttgattaattttgtaactcctttacataattatataacatttaaaaatacgaatttaatatatatatatatatataatatatgcatataaatacaaatatttaaaaaattacaaataaatttcaatatcctGCATAAGAGATGTTGGTGTAGATGTCTTTTGTATTGTTCATGTACATAGAAAAACAATCGTATATCACAACACACATAAAGAGTAAACTattgaaaataagtttttaatttaagaaaaacaatatatatatataaggcaATATTATGATTAACCacgaaaaacaattaaatttcattaatacacaaatatacaaaaattataatttcattaatataccaaaacacaaaaattataaagacTACATATGGatttatacatcaaatatacataaaaaattattcaataacCATAATATTGACCAATATCTTCCAAAAGACtagtataaattatatttcaatataaacctatatttaatttaaattagtaccTAGATATATAAGTGAATCTAAAAATAATGGATAAAAGTAAGTTTATTAGAATCTAGGTTCATGCATCTACACATGTCATGGTGCGTAAGAACTCCCCTTTAGTTCCTGAGCACctaatgttaatatttatgTGACCTAGATTATCAACAACGTAAGGGAATTTTGGTTACAATAAAGGTGTTAGTCCTTAACACACAAATCAAATCATAGTTTtaatatcatatcatatatGTAATTACAAATTCATACAATTCTTACCGGTAGTCTAAAACAACCATTTTCATATAACATACATGACTTAACAAAAtcataaatcaattaaatatacaaattaatattcaCTTTACATTTACAATAAACATCCACATACAATCTATTAAAGatagaataagaaaataaagaaagaaaaattaaattcgttTGAGCTAAAATGTAACCAAATATAGGGTTGAGTTGCAATGTTATtttcaattgagcaataatatcataaaatcaACCTCGTGGAAaacaaatcatttttcaaatgttttattCGAAGTCATTTCAACAAATACTTTTCAATAGTTCAAAAtgatcaatataatttataatttgttcaCTTATCATCTTTCACGCATCCCAATTCAACCTTGTGTTGGTACAAGCAaacttgaagcaaagaattgataaagtcatatgcatgaagattataggtgtttgatgaagatcaatgaagatccacttgaaaattaagttttagtgtattaaatctgaaaataacatgttaaatgtaatattttgttattatatcatGTTGTTagactatatgacataggttagatgtcttgtgtgccttagtgtgtctcttttaatctgttaaaatgggttttaacaggttaaaaggcttgcagTATACaatttctggtatgaatgcattcagtcagttgaattatttttcaatcaactgatttcacttaagtcaagtaaAATTAGCTGATtgtacggaaaattcaatcgactatttttacttaaaccagactatatatgttgtgttttcGATAGCAGAGGTGCGAATATGAGTTTTTAAGCACGAAACTTTGTCATTCTTCTCTAGAAAACCCTttctctctgcaatacacagcTGCAACTCGtggtttgaagatcttggttgatcttggaggcattttggtcggtgagtagcttgaagaacacatgtatggttggctaggcaCAGGCACCATCATATTTGGATGTTCTTGTACCTCTGGTTGGTTTGTCTGATGTGATTCAAgtctgtaagtgtgattcttacagggtgtgtgtctagatttttgtgtgagtcaaaaatcttatgagtttctttgttcaaaagtgtaatcttggtgtgtgatttgtaaaacttttgaatatagtgaaaACCAAGCTCAGGTTGTCCTgataaactggatgtagctctgtgattgagtgaaccaatataaaaacaattgtgcaattctctatccctcatctcactcactttgaatctctttaaaaactcaagaaaaccaagcaactcgttctttggtgtgatttaatgcgttcttgtgtaatctaaggttgtatacttgttataaatattgattggaacaagtcttgtatgtaaaagattgttgtttgagttaaatctgCGAATTTtgcattctgcataaatctccagtattttagccgactgatttgtctttttaatcgattgtttcatagtttaagaacaaattagtctgttgttttatgttttaatcgattgaaagtgtattggtctgctgcatttacatccTAACTTTtcagtctatttgattcaattgaaaagagatttaagctttcgaaaaagttttataaagtcaattcaaccccccttcttagCTTAAATCAcgatttcaaaactaacacctTGGTCATTCAATTcaatatgtgtgtgtatattcATCCACATCaaactcattaattattatatgaaaaaatatagaaattaactttattctaataattatatacCTAAACGGGCATAATCCAACCACTAAATAAGTTTTTCATTGAGAGCATTCAATTCAAGCATTCTAAAACCAATCATgtattaattaaaacttaagTAACATTTAATTCCAAGCATTCAAATAGTTGTAAAACAAGACATTATCCCTGCATAAAAACCAGAATCTTGTGATTAAGTCACCTTTGCATCTATATCATATATCCTAAGATTTTATCAAAAACATAAATAGCTTCCTTTATCTATAATTTCTTATTCCAAAGAAATTTCTAACTCAAGCACGAAGTTACTCCAAATTTAGGGACCTAGAGTAAAGTATATGAACATCACCAAATTTCAATATGTGATTAACCAAGTTGAGAGGATCATTTTTCTTAACTAACCACACCAATACTGGTGACAAAATCATAAGGAAAGGAAGATAATAAATAATCTTAATAGTAAACAAGAACTTTCACTGATTGAAAATATGATTGGATAGGAATGATCCTTGGTTTCTCAACTATTGTGAGATGCAATCAAATTCTACAAGAGATGAAAAATGGAGTCAAAAATACTTCAAGAGAATTTGGGGGGAGGGGAAGagaaaaatcaagaaagaagggggaaagagaaagaagaaaatgtaaagggagggaaagaagaaaaagaaaaagattaaaagGAAAGGATGGTCTTGATGTAAATAAAGATGAAGAATAGCTTGTTGAAGGAAGAGAAGAGGAGCTTCAAGGAATACAAGCAAGAAGGATGACAAAGaagaataaataagaaataaaagaaagattcCAAGGAACACTAACAAGTGGAATATTCAAGAGTTTGGAGTATGAGATTAGAGGAATTGTACATGAGTACATTCCTAGTGTTTAGAGGAACTTAACAAAGGATGAAAACTTTATGGATGACACTTGAGAGAAGCTTTGACGAAATCAAGGTAGTTTGTCGTGTATTTTTAAGTTGTTAAACTACCCGCATGCACTTTCACAAGCACAATGGTAGTTTGACCTTTCTAGGTGACCCTTCTAACTTCCAATAGTTTGTTGTGCCCTTTAAGACTCCTCGTAGGTGTCACATGTGATGTATTTGTCCATATCATCAATATTTTCTACTTGTAATCATTACTTTTCCTTAATTTCTAGGAACTAACCATGTGCATTCTCTAATTTCAAGGTGTTAAGAGTATTAATCATGATTTGTGGAGTTAACGCATGATTAGAAAATTTACTTCATTTTCTTAACCATTTTTATACTCCTAGGTTGATGTCCTTTATTATAGATAGGAGTTTGTTCCATTTGTT carries:
- the LOC114193643 gene encoding ALA-interacting subunit 3-like, encoding MASSSAAGAGSTDPTAARRNTKRPKYSKFTQQELPACKPILTPRAVISAFLLVSIVFVPIGVASLIASRKVVEIVFRYESTCIPNNVTDKVAYIQSSANKACNITLHVHKHMKSPIHVYYQLDNFYQNHRRYVKSRSDEQLRDHNEENSTSACKPEDTANGKAIVPCGLIAWSLFNDTYSFSRDNRNLTVNKEGISWKSDREHKFGKDVFPKNFQNGSIRGGAILNESVPLSKQEDLIVWMRTAALPTFRKLYGRIEEDLNEGDTINVILQNNYNTYSFNGKKKLVLSTTSWLGGKNDFLGIAYLTVGGLCFFLALAFTIVYFVKPRQLGDPSYLSWNRNPGGH